In Hemitrygon akajei chromosome 9, sHemAka1.3, whole genome shotgun sequence, the following are encoded in one genomic region:
- the LOC140733182 gene encoding large ribosomal subunit protein eL38: MPRYICEIKDFLLTARRKDAKSVKIKKNKDNVKFKVRCSRYLYTLVITDKEKAEKLKQSLPPGLAVKELK; the protein is encoded by the coding sequence ATGCCTCGTTATATTTGTGAAATCAAAGATTTCTTGCTTACAGCAAGAAGAAAGGATGCAAAGTCTGTGAAAATCAAGAAGAACAAAGATAATGTAAAATTTAAAGTACGGTGCAGTAGGTATCTGTACACACTAGTCATCACAGACAAAGAAAAGGCTGAAAAACTCAAACAGTCCTTGCCCCCAGGTTTGGCTGTCAAAGAACTCAAGTGA